A region of Ignavibacteriota bacterium DNA encodes the following proteins:
- a CDS encoding DUF2306 domain-containing protein: MYDFVNSSLGWFHLATALIAMIAGAYVLFKPKGTKRHKLIGYIYVISMILVCSSALGIYNLTGKFGIFHILAFVGFATLIAGMIPLLLKGIKRDYKVIHLWFMYYSVLGLYAAFASELSVRIPEKPFYTMVGIATGVIFLIGSIFIFWKERKWRNYFVK; the protein is encoded by the coding sequence ATGTATGACTTTGTAAACTCTTCACTCGGGTGGTTTCACCTTGCTACCGCTCTAATTGCTATGATTGCAGGCGCTTATGTTTTGTTCAAGCCGAAAGGAACAAAAAGACATAAACTGATAGGCTACATTTATGTAATTTCAATGATTTTAGTTTGTAGTTCCGCCTTAGGAATATACAACTTAACAGGTAAGTTTGGGATATTTCATATTCTAGCATTCGTTGGTTTCGCAACCTTAATTGCCGGTATGATTCCTTTACTTCTTAAAGGCATAAAAAGAGATTACAAGGTTATTCACTTGTGGTTTATGTATTACTCTGTTTTAGGACTTTATGCCGCTTTTGCTTCTGAATTAAGCGTTAGAATTCCCGAAAAGCCATTTTATACAATGGTGGGTATTGCAACAGGAGTAATATTTCTAATAGGGTCGATATTTATTTTTTGGAAAGAAAGAAAATGGAGAAATTACTTTGTGAAATAG
- a CDS encoding DUF1211 domain-containing protein: MRNELLKNRKHDPRIKYRGETASRLDNLTDAVFGIAITLLIFNLTNPNSFQDLLTFTKTLPAFLISISFIVLIWNEHLGFSEVYTLNDTRLTILNTVFIALVIFYVYPLRFLTLFLTNFFFNTEIAVNIQGDQVPYLMIYYGFVAFALYFVLYLFYHRALRLKAELNFNAFEEFYTKSQKNRLLIMFVVPLISIILTLIINEFSFIWASVVGGVTYCLYTPLIILWHNKFKNKSKEFENV; this comes from the coding sequence ATGAGAAATGAATTATTAAAAAATAGAAAGCACGACCCGAGAATAAAATATCGGGGTGAAACTGCATCAAGACTTGACAACTTGACTGATGCTGTTTTTGGAATTGCCATAACCCTGCTCATTTTCAATCTGACAAACCCAAATTCGTTTCAAGACTTATTAACGTTTACCAAGACACTACCTGCGTTCTTAATAAGTATTTCTTTCATTGTTCTCATTTGGAATGAGCATTTAGGCTTTTCGGAAGTTTACACGCTTAATGACACGAGATTAACCATTTTGAATACGGTTTTTATTGCTTTGGTTATCTTTTACGTCTACCCACTACGGTTTTTGACTTTGTTCCTTACCAACTTCTTTTTTAACACTGAAATTGCTGTTAATATTCAGGGTGACCAAGTACCCTACCTTATGATTTACTATGGCTTTGTTGCTTTTGCGCTCTATTTTGTTTTATATCTATTCTATCATAGAGCATTGAGACTGAAAGCAGAATTAAATTTCAATGCTTTCGAAGAATTTTACACTAAATCTCAGAAAAACAGACTTCTAATAATGTTTGTGGTACCCTTGATATCAATAATTTTAACCCTAATAATCAATGAGTTTTCATTTATTTGGGCATCAGTCGTAGGGGGAGTGACTTATTGCCTATACACACCTTTAATTATTCTATGGCATAATAAATTCAAAAACAAATCAAAGGAATTTGAAAATGTATGA
- a CDS encoding dihydrofolate reductase family protein, with translation MAKVVAFNLISLDGFFEAADQTIDWFNVDEEFNAFALNQLKTVEAIFYGRKTYEGMYEYWTSEMAMQSDPEMSTLMNETKKVVFSKTLTSLKWKNAELISNDLPSKISELKNTYSKDIIVYGSGDLISSLVNLQ, from the coding sequence ATGGCAAAAGTAGTAGCATTTAACCTTATAAGCCTTGACGGCTTTTTTGAAGCAGCAGACCAGACGATTGATTGGTTTAATGTAGATGAAGAATTCAACGCATTTGCTTTAAATCAACTCAAAACAGTAGAAGCAATCTTTTATGGTCGAAAGACCTATGAAGGAATGTACGAGTATTGGACATCTGAAATGGCCATGCAGTCAGACCCAGAAATGTCAACTTTGATGAATGAAACAAAGAAAGTAGTGTTCTCTAAAACTCTCACTTCTTTAAAATGGAAAAACGCTGAGTTAATTTCAAACGACTTACCTTCTAAAATTAGTGAGCTAAAAAACACTTATTCAAAAGATATAATTGTTTATGGAAGCGGAGATTTAATTTCATCCTTAGTAAATTTACAATAA
- a CDS encoding VOC family protein, whose product MKQYKPKNYNSLSPYLIIDNAQKLVDLLTIIFEAKTLRRFDHENGKIAHIELQLDDSVIMISDSTENYEANKTMLHIYVPDVFETFNKAIENGCELIEKPVNKQGDPDTRGSFYDFAGNYWAVSTQTN is encoded by the coding sequence ATGAAACAATATAAACCTAAAAATTACAATTCGCTTTCGCCCTATCTAATTATTGACAATGCTCAAAAGTTAGTGGACTTATTGACTATTATTTTTGAAGCTAAGACTTTAAGAAGATTTGACCACGAAAACGGGAAAATTGCTCATATCGAATTGCAATTAGATGATTCTGTGATAATGATTAGTGACAGTACTGAAAATTATGAAGCAAATAAGACAATGCTTCACATTTATGTACCAGATGTTTTCGAGACTTTTAACAAAGCTATTGAGAACGGCTGTGAGTTGATTGAAAAACCAGTTAACAAACAAGGCGACCCAGATACAAGGGGTTCTTTCTATGATTTTGCAGGAAATTATTGGGCGGTAAGCACTCAAACTAATTGA
- a CDS encoding GTPase — protein MKKINVIIIGAAGRDFHNFNTVYRNNPLFNVVAFTAAQIPDIDGRKYPASLAGELYPEGIPIYDEADLEMLIKENNIDECVLSYSDLPYSTVMHIGSRVMAAGAKFSMMGSTPTMIESTKPVISICAVRTGCGKSQTTREVVRQLMSMGKKVVSVRHPMPYGDLEAQKVQRFAAIEDLTKHKCTIEEMEEYEPHIAMGSVIYAGVDYEAILREAEKEADVIIWDGGNNDMPFYKSDLQIVVVDPLRPGHEISYYPGEVNLRMADVIVVNKIDSAYPEDIEEVLDNVREYNPTTQIILAASSIIVDDPKVIKGKRVLVVEDGPTLTHGEMDQGAGMVAARRYGAADYVDPRPYTVGKLTETFEKYPEIGILLPAMGYGDEQMKDLETTINNTECDSVVIGTPINLARFINIDKPYTRVNYELTEISAPKIGDILRDMDKLK, from the coding sequence GTGAAAAAAATTAATGTGATTATAATCGGTGCCGCAGGCAGAGATTTTCACAATTTTAATACGGTTTATCGTAACAACCCGTTATTTAACGTGGTTGCGTTCACAGCCGCTCAGATTCCGGACATAGACGGTAGAAAATACCCTGCTTCACTCGCAGGTGAATTATATCCTGAAGGCATTCCGATTTATGACGAAGCCGACCTCGAAATGCTTATCAAAGAAAACAACATTGATGAATGTGTATTATCTTACAGTGACTTACCATACTCAACAGTTATGCACATCGGTTCACGAGTAATGGCAGCAGGTGCAAAATTCTCAATGATGGGTTCTACTCCGACTATGATTGAATCAACTAAGCCGGTTATTTCAATTTGTGCAGTTCGTACTGGTTGCGGTAAAAGCCAGACAACACGCGAAGTTGTTCGCCAGTTGATGTCAATGGGCAAGAAAGTTGTTTCTGTTCGCCATCCAATGCCTTATGGTGATTTGGAAGCTCAGAAAGTACAACGTTTTGCTGCAATTGAAGACTTGACTAAGCACAAATGTACTATCGAAGAAATGGAAGAATACGAGCCGCATATCGCTATGGGCAGTGTAATTTATGCAGGTGTGGATTATGAAGCAATCCTTCGCGAAGCTGAAAAAGAAGCTGATGTAATTATCTGGGACGGCGGAAATAATGATATGCCTTTCTACAAATCTGACCTCCAAATCGTAGTTGTTGACCCGCTTCGTCCGGGACACGAAATCAGCTACTATCCGGGTGAAGTGAATCTCCGTATGGCTGATGTGATTGTTGTTAATAAAATTGACTCCGCTTATCCTGAAGATATCGAAGAAGTGCTTGATAATGTTCGTGAGTACAATCCAACGACTCAAATTATCCTTGCAGCTTCATCAATCATCGTAGATGACCCGAAAGTCATCAAAGGCAAACGCGTTCTTGTTGTGGAAGACGGTCCTACTCTTACACACGGCGAAATGGATCAGGGTGCAGGTATGGTCGCAGCACGCAGATATGGCGCCGCTGATTATGTTGACCCACGCCCATATACAGTTGGCAAGCTCACTGAAACTTTTGAAAAATATCCTGAAATCGGTATTTTATTACCTGCTATGGGTTACGGCGACGAGCAGATGAAAGACCTCGAAACTACTATCAATAATACTGAATGTGATTCAGTAGTGATTGGTACTCCGATTAATCTTGCACGTTTCATCAATATTGACAAACCATACACACGCGTCAATTACGAATTAACTGAAATCTCTGCTCCCAAAATCGGCGATATCTTACGCGATATGGATAAACTGAAATAG
- a CDS encoding TerC/Alx family metal homeostasis membrane protein, translating into MSELLLLIFFGVIVLIMLVIDLGVFNKTPHKVSSKEALIWTIVWVLVALAFSWFIYYNYGGVKTTQYITAYLIEKSLSVDNLFVFVLIFAMFKVPEIYQHKVLYWGIIGAIIFRAIFIFTGVWLINLTYLPEMEVFGILVKLNPILIFFGFFLIFAGIKTLRKHESLGESSENTMVKIIKKFIPVSGKFDEGKFFTKIDGKWLATPLFVCVAVIEMTDVVFAIDSIPAIFGISKDPIILYTSNIFALLGLRALYFLLANSMNKFKYLKYGLGLVLSYIGLKMLVSEFYHIDSIISLIVVGSILVLSILPSIIYKSDS; encoded by the coding sequence ATGTCAGAACTTCTGCTTTTAATTTTTTTTGGCGTTATTGTGTTAATAATGCTTGTTATTGATTTGGGAGTATTTAACAAAACACCCCACAAAGTAAGCTCTAAGGAAGCCTTAATTTGGACAATTGTTTGGGTATTAGTTGCTTTGGCATTTTCGTGGTTTATTTATTATAATTACGGAGGAGTGAAAACAACACAATATATAACAGCATACTTGATTGAAAAATCCTTATCGGTTGATAATCTTTTCGTTTTTGTTTTGATATTTGCTATGTTCAAAGTACCTGAAATTTATCAGCACAAAGTATTGTATTGGGGCATCATTGGGGCAATTATTTTTAGAGCAATATTCATTTTTACCGGTGTTTGGCTGATAAATTTGACATATCTGCCTGAAATGGAAGTTTTTGGCATTTTAGTTAAACTAAATCCGATTCTGATTTTCTTCGGTTTTTTTCTTATTTTTGCTGGTATTAAAACACTCAGAAAGCATGAATCTCTTGGTGAGTCAAGCGAAAATACTATGGTTAAAATAATCAAAAAGTTTATTCCTGTATCAGGCAAGTTCGATGAAGGTAAATTTTTTACAAAAATTGACGGCAAATGGCTTGCTACTCCACTTTTTGTTTGTGTTGCCGTGATTGAGATGACCGATGTTGTTTTTGCAATTGATTCAATACCTGCGATTTTTGGAATTTCTAAAGATCCGATTATCCTTTATACATCGAACATATTTGCATTATTAGGTCTTAGAGCCTTGTATTTTCTACTGGCAAACTCAATGAATAAGTTTAAGTATTTAAAGTACGGGCTTGGGCTTGTCCTTTCTTATATTGGTTTGAAGATGCTTGTATCAGAGTTTTATCATATTGATTCAATTATATCACTAATAGTAGTCGGAAGTATACTTGTTCTTTCAATTTTGCCGTCAATAATTTATAAATCGGATTCTTAA
- a CDS encoding OmpA family protein, whose translation MLKYIILMLFMGINLYSQSTIVSLTGSVKNYLTGEPLGIDIRVFNSEGKQVAISKSNSLDGYYFLTGLHPDSVYFIRFMDFAYLSDSHEFQVPNTTKYQEYSRDFLVKPKKVGLKFPLKVIPFDIGKSKLRSGVDYFLGDIANVMKMNRRVSFKIHAYPDKENNSAFNQELCSQRAESLKKYFIDKGVNVDRINIQGYDNVDPQNPPPKTKQAKGKRYTGSIYLEITGTN comes from the coding sequence ATGCTTAAATACATTATTTTAATGTTATTCATGGGAATAAACCTTTATTCTCAATCAACGATTGTTTCACTTACAGGCTCTGTTAAGAATTATCTCACTGGCGAGCCTCTTGGGATTGACATTCGCGTTTTTAATTCTGAAGGCAAACAAGTTGCTATATCAAAAAGCAATTCGCTTGATGGGTACTACTTCCTGACTGGCTTACACCCGGACTCTGTTTACTTCATTCGTTTTATGGATTTTGCATATCTGTCTGACTCGCATGAATTTCAAGTGCCGAACACTACTAAATATCAAGAATATTCGCGAGATTTCCTTGTCAAGCCAAAAAAAGTCGGCTTAAAATTTCCACTCAAAGTAATTCCTTTTGATATTGGCAAATCAAAGCTTAGAAGCGGTGTGGATTATTTTTTGGGTGATATTGCCAATGTTATGAAAATGAATCGCCGGGTTAGTTTTAAAATTCATGCTTATCCTGATAAAGAGAACAATTCTGCTTTCAATCAGGAATTATGCAGCCAAAGAGCTGAGTCATTGAAAAAATATTTTATTGATAAAGGTGTAAATGTTGACAGGATTAATATTCAGGGATATGATAATGTTGACCCTCAGAATCCACCACCTAAAACCAAGCAGGCTAAAGGAAAAAGATATACCGGAAGTATTTATTTAGAGATAACCGGAACAAATTAA
- a CDS encoding tetratricopeptide repeat-containing sensor histidine kinase has product MINKTLTVVLFILLMPILSFSSSMYEKIDSLTKYASILGSSDYHQAISLCDSIIYLCIKHDYKKGEAEALRIRGKSLFYGVQYSEALKHYVMSKEKFEELNDLFGVANVNNNIAVVYSYLGFDEKSLEIDLENLKLRERINDSSNISGTINNIGVNYRKLGLPEKALEYFRQAYNKSINREDSIAFSRVLNNIGLAFLDLNIYDSAYFYFNYSLEIRKKINELQGVKNSYQGLGNYYFAIGNYTMAKTYQEKSLDIANNLGIVYEIESITSDLSKTYEALSLFEDAFNALKLNKQMTDSIKTNDVASLLTRLEMEKTFAVEKKIRMLEAEKNELENQAIIKSERMQKLFYLIGLILLSLLILKAYFDLRNKKKINRELLDYQKEIIKQKEEILVQHDSILAQNELLEQINSEKDKFFSIIAHDLRNPFMAFLGLTKILSNNFMQLTPNEIKEYTNNLFDSAENLHKLLENLLEWSRIQRGIIKFNPEYCILSFIVQQNIEIQTEFARQKGVKLINHIPAKLNVFCDISMINTVLRNLISNAIKFTNTGGKIEIAANTDKNNEYATIFVKDSGVGMDSETIDKLFRIDQNVTNDGTSGEKGTGLGLILCKEFIEKHGADIWVESILGEGSTFLFTLPAKQKI; this is encoded by the coding sequence ATGATTAATAAGACATTAACTGTAGTATTATTTATATTACTTATGCCGATTTTGTCTTTTTCCTCATCAATGTATGAGAAAATTGACTCACTAACCAAATATGCAAGTATATTAGGCAGCTCAGATTATCATCAGGCTATTTCTTTGTGCGATTCAATAATTTACTTATGCATCAAACACGACTATAAGAAAGGTGAAGCAGAGGCATTGAGAATTAGAGGCAAGTCTCTTTTTTATGGAGTTCAATATTCAGAAGCTCTAAAACACTATGTAATGAGTAAGGAAAAGTTTGAAGAACTTAATGATTTGTTCGGTGTTGCAAATGTAAATAATAATATTGCTGTGGTTTATAGTTATTTGGGATTTGATGAGAAATCTCTTGAAATTGACCTCGAAAATCTAAAGCTTAGGGAAAGAATCAATGATTCATCGAATATTTCCGGTACTATTAACAATATCGGGGTAAATTATCGAAAACTTGGATTACCGGAAAAGGCGCTGGAATATTTTAGACAAGCTTATAATAAATCTATTAACCGCGAAGATTCGATTGCTTTCAGCAGAGTTTTAAATAATATTGGCTTGGCATTTCTTGACTTGAATATTTATGATTCGGCATATTTTTATTTTAATTATTCATTGGAAATTCGAAAAAAAATCAATGAGTTACAGGGGGTTAAGAATAGTTATCAGGGATTGGGAAACTATTATTTTGCAATCGGAAATTATACTATGGCAAAAACTTATCAAGAAAAAAGTCTTGATATTGCAAATAATTTAGGCATAGTTTATGAAATCGAGTCAATAACATCGGATTTGTCAAAAACATATGAAGCATTATCACTATTTGAGGATGCATTTAATGCTTTGAAATTAAACAAACAAATGACTGACAGCATAAAGACAAATGATGTTGCTTCACTATTGACGAGATTGGAAATGGAAAAAACTTTTGCCGTCGAAAAGAAAATCCGGATGCTTGAAGCAGAAAAAAATGAACTTGAAAATCAGGCAATAATTAAGAGTGAACGCATGCAGAAGTTGTTCTATTTAATTGGCTTGATTTTACTTTCTCTTTTAATTCTGAAAGCATATTTTGACTTGAGAAATAAGAAAAAGATAAACCGTGAATTACTTGATTATCAAAAAGAAATTATTAAACAAAAGGAAGAGATTTTAGTACAGCATGATTCTATTCTGGCTCAAAATGAATTGCTCGAGCAAATAAACAGCGAAAAAGATAAATTCTTCTCAATTATAGCTCATGACCTGAGAAATCCTTTTATGGCTTTTTTAGGATTAACAAAAATTTTATCAAATAACTTCATGCAGTTAACCCCAAATGAAATAAAAGAATATACAAATAATCTTTTTGATTCTGCTGAAAATTTACATAAATTATTAGAAAATCTTCTCGAATGGTCAAGAATTCAAAGAGGTATAATTAAGTTTAACCCTGAATATTGTATATTATCATTTATAGTTCAGCAGAATATCGAAATTCAAACTGAATTTGCACGCCAGAAAGGAGTGAAACTTATAAATCATATTCCTGCTAAACTAAATGTTTTTTGCGATATATCAATGATAAATACTGTACTAAGGAATCTAATATCAAATGCTATCAAATTTACTAATACCGGCGGTAAAATCGAAATAGCTGCAAACACTGATAAGAATAATGAATATGCCACTATTTTTGTAAAAGATTCAGGCGTCGGTATGGACTCAGAAACTATTGACAAGCTTTTCAGAATTGACCAAAATGTGACTAATGATGGCACTTCAGGTGAAAAAGGCACAGGACTTGGGCTTATACTTTGTAAAGAATTTATCGAAAAGCACGGAGCTGATATATGGGTTGAAAGCATATTAGGAGAAGGTTCGACATTTTTGTTTACTTTGCCGGCAAAACAGAAAATATAG
- a CDS encoding metallophosphoesterase: MKNIKNLLYISLFLLFACSNEEEKPINNSGSNLSFKIAVFSDPHYFDPDLGDPGEAYDLAAANSRKMIKYSEQILNSAINLFLESQAEIIIIPGDLTKDGEKTSHLKFADMIRKLKNAGKHVFVVPGNHDVANPEAYGYSATDKYKTESVSPQEIKQIYNDFGYSEALYQDENSLSYIAEPIKGLWIVGMDACRYRDNTAESHTVGGRFDQRTLIWLEDLLKKGKSEGKLMLGILHHGILEHFAGQKVNPVTSEFVIDDYKQISEMFAKNDMKFVFTGHFHANDIVSEQFGNNFLYDIETGSLLTYPVPVRFINVTNSERMDVSTAYIDNVAIDTKGMTFQNYAKDFITNDLDNYVAELLTAQFQLDSTIASDFASIGVQAFLSHYRGDEIITSDAIDIINKYSNSQEITVMLLSGVIQSLYTDLNPADNNISIDMKTGKILK; this comes from the coding sequence ATGAAAAATATAAAAAATTTATTATATATTAGTTTATTCTTGTTATTTGCGTGTTCAAATGAAGAAGAAAAACCAATTAATAACTCAGGTAGCAATTTAAGTTTCAAAATTGCAGTCTTCAGTGACCCGCACTATTTCGACCCTGACCTTGGTGATCCGGGTGAAGCCTATGATTTGGCTGCAGCCAATTCAAGAAAAATGATTAAGTATAGCGAGCAAATTCTAAATTCAGCAATCAATCTATTTTTGGAAAGTCAGGCTGAAATAATAATTATTCCCGGCGATCTCACAAAAGATGGTGAAAAGACAAGCCACCTTAAGTTTGCTGATATGATTCGAAAGCTCAAAAATGCAGGCAAGCATGTGTTTGTAGTTCCGGGTAATCACGATGTTGCAAATCCCGAAGCTTATGGATATTCAGCTACTGATAAATACAAAACTGAAAGCGTTTCTCCACAAGAAATTAAGCAAATTTACAATGATTTCGGGTATTCTGAAGCATTATATCAGGATGAAAATTCACTTTCTTATATTGCTGAACCAATAAAAGGTTTGTGGATTGTAGGAATGGACGCATGTCGTTACAGAGATAATACTGCAGAAAGTCATACTGTGGGTGGCAGATTCGACCAAAGAACACTGATTTGGCTTGAAGATTTGCTCAAGAAAGGAAAATCCGAAGGCAAGCTTATGCTTGGAATACTGCATCACGGTATATTGGAACATTTCGCAGGACAAAAAGTAAATCCGGTTACCTCCGAATTCGTGATAGATGATTACAAACAAATCTCAGAAATGTTTGCAAAAAACGATATGAAATTTGTTTTCACAGGACATTTTCATGCTAATGATATCGTCTCCGAGCAATTTGGCAATAATTTTCTATATGATATCGAAACAGGTTCGCTTCTTACCTACCCCGTTCCTGTTAGATTTATAAATGTAACAAACAGCGAAAGAATGGATGTCTCTACTGCATATATTGATAATGTTGCAATTGATACAAAAGGTATGACTTTTCAAAATTATGCAAAAGATTTTATCACAAATGACCTTGATAATTATGTAGCAGAGCTTCTAACAGCACAATTTCAGCTTGACAGTACTATTGCATCAGATTTTGCTTCAATTGGTGTTCAGGCTTTTCTGTCTCATTACAGAGGTGATGAAATTATAACAAGTGATGCAATTGATATAATCAATAAATATTCAAATAGTCAGGAAATTACTGTGATGTTGCTATCTGGAGTGATTCAGTCGCTATATACGGATTTAAACCCTGCTGATAATAACATTTCAATTGATATGAAAACCGGAAAAATTTTGAAATAA